The DNA window ACACTCCTATACCCAAACCTCTTTTGGATCTACTGCTGCCTGGTTAGTAAATATGCATTATTGTGTTTAATTATGGTTAGTTTTACCTTTTTGATTGATATATGTGATTTCATGTGAATTGGTCTGTTGCAATATATAAGTTTCAgaatttggtttgatttttgatggTGCAGATAGCAAAACCAGTTTGCCTATTAGAGATCATGAAGAGAATCAATATTGGACTGTCTTTTTTGAACATGATTTATATCCCGGAAAAAAGATGAGTTTAGGCATCCATAAACATTCAAAGACACAGATGTCTGTCGAAAATACAAATCAACCTTTTGGAATCAACACATGGTGGgataaaaaatcaattgaaaAAGCCAATCAAGCTTTTGAAACTCACATGGCAACTAATAAAGCAATTGATGATGAAATTAGGAAACCgattgaaacttttggaattctTATATGGACTGGTAAACCAAATCAAGATATTGGGAGTCGTACAAAAATTGATAAAGCAACAagagaaaatattgaaaaaacaGACCAACCTTTCGCTACTCGCAAATGGAttgataaaaaaactaaaagattAAGTCAAACTTCTACGATACCCCTATGGACTAAAGAAGAGATGCGCATTTTTCATGATTATTGTGGAAAGCCTTCCCCAATCGGAGAAGATAAATATTGTGCACCATCCTTAGAATTGATGATGAATTATGTCATTTCTAAACTTGGAAAAAATATTAAAGCAATGTCAAGTTCCTTCGCTCAAAGTCAAGACAAATATGTGGTGGAGGAAGTGAAGAAAATAGGCGATAGAGCAGTGATGTGTCacagattaaatttaaaaaaagtagCATTCTATTGCCACCAAGTCAATGCGACAACGACTTACATGGTCCCGTTGGTGGCTTCTGATGGAACTAAATCTAATGCATTAACTATTTGCCACCATGATACAAGAGGTATGGATCCTAGTATCATTTATGAAGTTCTTAAGGTCAAACCAGGAACTATTCCAGTTTGTCATTTTATTGGCAATAAAGCTATTGCTTGGGTACCCAACAAAGATGTAACTGAAGCCAATGGCCATCCTTGTGTCATATAGTGGATATTTTCTAATTTATAAGCCTCTTATGTTGTGACTTAAGTGTGATATACTAAGACAAATATGAACCAAAAATATCATACACTATGTATTGAGTTTTATCCATGTATTTCATATAAAACTAGTTGGAACTATTTGTTTGTTATTAACTGTGATAATATGAATGGCCAGTATGTTGTACTTTTTATTGAATATTGTGAAAGATGTTAATGTGTTTGAAGTAATATGTTCTCtatatttaaatttcaaaatcatgGAAATAGCTATGGTATTTGAAATATAAACTAGCATGTTCTTTAAGCGCACAACAAGAAAATTGATTTGTAGTGGCAGATAAAATTTGTCACTAAACATCAATTCTCCGAACGTATTTTTTTTGACATTGACTAACGACCACAATCTTGGTGAcagacaaaatatttttcatttttttataagcaatggaGCAATTGATTAAGTGAGTACAAGGGGTACTCTCCCTATTACAACATAAACAATCAAACAAAATCCAATGGACTTCTGTACCGCCAATAAAAATCACAACAACCTTTGGTTTTGGATCCTAACGCATGCCAATACCAAGATAGCATTTTTATCTTATCTACAACCTCGCCCACCGCGACTTCGTTCTTGAAAACGCAAGCATTCTGGGAACTCCGTAACGTCCAGCACGTTACCAACCAGAACAATAGTATCCTTGTCTTTTTTACACTCCCCAAAAGTGACGTTTTGAAAAGCAAAGCATGTTCAGTAATGGTAACATTATCACCTATGTTCAATCCTAACCAACAATACACCTTCACCCACACCTCCATCGAGAATACGCAGTTTAGAAGTAAATAATCCAATTATTCTATCACCGTCGAGCAAAATACACACATACGATCTTCGTTGTTGTGAATCACGCCCTGTCTCATTAATTGTTCCTTTGTTGCCACCTTATCCTTCAAGCATCTCCATCAAAATACCAGCACTTTCGACGGGAGCTTTGACTGCCACAATAATGAAAGAGCTTCCTTTTGAACAGCTGTTTGGACCAGCATACCCTGTGATTGTAACTGTGCTCTATATCCATCCTTTACAGCACTTTCCATCTAAATTCACAAACCACTTAAAGTTGTCCTCCTTCCCCGTCACAGTAGGAGTAATCTGAGAAATGAGTTCCATTAAAACTTCCCTCTCTTCATGAAACTCTACAGGCTGATTGAGTCCCACCTCTTGGAGCTACTACACCTAATTATCTTTCTCAAAAACACCCATTTCTTGGATAGTTTCCACCGGATTCGTAGCTTGATTGAAGAGGAGTGGAAACATGTTCATCAGCAGCGCCCCTCCACACCATCTATTTTTCCAAAAGAGAATTTTTATGCCCGTGCCGACGCTGCACGATACTCTCTTTGTGAACCAACCGTTTGCAACTTCTGCCACTTTTCTCAAACTCTTGATGTCTCTCCACCATAACAAGTTTTTATTATCCCTCGAGTATGCCCTCCCAATAAACACAATTGCCTCTAACGGATCGTAACGGTGTTGCAGAACATGTTTCCAAAGAGCTTCCTTGTCCACCAAGAGACGCCAATGACATTTGTTCAACAATGAAACATTGAACGTCTCAATACATCTAACCCCCAAACCGTCGTTTTCCTTACTCCGAAAAACCTCCTTCCAACTCACCCACAAAATCTCCTTCTTATCCGCACCTCCATTCCACAAAAATTATCGTTGTAATTTGATCATCTCTTTAAGTACTACCTTAGAGATCTTAAAGAATGACAGAAAATAAATTGGAATTTCATTGAGGACATAATTTATAAGTGTGATTCTTCCCCCAATAGACAACAGCCTACTTTTCCACGAAGATAATATGTTTCGCATCTTCTCAATCACCGGATTCCAAACAAATAGTTTCCTATGATTGCTCCCAATTGGTATGCCCAAAAAATTGAAAGGGAACTTACCAATTCTGCAGCACAAGAAGGTTGAAGTTGCTTGCATAAAAGAGTCCTCGACATGCACTCCTAACGAACAACTCTCTGCTAGATTAACTTGTAAACCGGAAGCCAAATCAAAAACTCTCAACACTGTTTTTGTACACCACAAGTTGTTCCAGCTATCTTCCCCAATGATTACCGTGTCATCTGCAAACTGCAACAAGTCCGCCGCCCAAGACTCGCCGATTCTGAAACTGCTATATGCTCCTACTTCTGATGCCTTGGCCAACATCTTTGCTAAACCCTCTGCAACTAATGAAAATAGGAAATGGGGAAATGGATCCCCTTGCCTAAGCCCTTTCGCGGTCACAAAGTCATCATATGGACTACCATTCATGATTACTGACATAGAACTATTGCACACACACGCTTTGATCCACCTTAACCATTTCATTCCAAATCCATACCTCTTCAACATATACATTAGAAAACTCCAATTCACATTATCGTACGCCTTCTCGAAATCGACCTTTAACATTATGcatcttcttttgtttcttctggCCTAGTCAACAATCTCGTTTATAACCACCACCCCATCATGAATTTTCCTACCTGGTACAAAAGCAGTTTGGCTCTTTGAGACCAATTTGCCAATGACCTTCTTCATCCTATTCGCTAATATCTTGGTTACAATTTTATACATACACCCTACAAGACATGTAGGTTTGTACTCACCTAAATGATGTGGATTAGTGACCTTAGGTATCAATGCCATAAAAGAGGCTGTTACTGCCTTAGGAAGATTCGCCCTTGTGTAGAATTCTGAGATGAAGTTGAAGATGTtcactgatcggaaaaatagcaagtgtactattttcaccgatgtagtaataatagggattTATCCCcaatatcgatctcgaggactgcgtaggaaatacaagttcttataatgattcaattgaacaaaataacatAGGGGTTTTGTGATTGTTTAGAAATAATGATTAATACAAATAAATTAAAGCAAAAGAGTAAAATTGTCTTTTAAAAGATATGAGAGAGTATGCTAGGACAAGGTGTATGAATTGCCTTGTAACAAACTTTActccttattttatgaaataagTTTCCAAATGATctattaccgaatctcaagaaTAGTCTTTCCTAATTCCTTAGTCGAAGACTCTTTTGATATCAATCTTTAATCCCAATTCCTTAGCCATTCAAGGTgatatcaataaaaatataatttaacaaGATTACTACGGTTACTATGgtgaatcctcattcctaagcaatatcTACGGTAGTATTGTTGtgcaaacagcgataaggtggtttgtccgacctaaatcTTAATCGTATATCAAAATCTATTGGTCCGATAGAAAAAACGTTAAGAACTTTGCACAATAAAATAGATTCACACAAACTTTGATATCATAAAATAATGGAAATTAGGTTCATCACAATAGagattcagggacaccccctagcattaggggttttagccgctcataatattcaaagaaaatacagTAAGAAGgttagacattacaagaaaataggattgctttgatcttcaGTTACGAtggctcttgaagatctctgttcTCCGGAACCCTTGAGAGCTCTCTCCTTTCTTCTGCAATTCTTTCGTAcatcaaaaagtgtttttatctttctccAAAAGTAGCCTAAATATCCTCAGGTCACTTAAAGTTGTAGCGAATACCAAAATTTCCCTCCGGGATCACAAACATAACATTTCACAAAAACTTAGTAAAAACAGCGCGCTTGCAAACACGGGCCACGTCAGCTGACACAGGCACCCGTGTTGGGTCCCTGACTTGGGCGTTTAAAACTATTTCTCCCAGACTTGCTAAAACGGGCTGTGTCAGCTCACACGGGCACGCGTGTCAGCCCTCTGCCAAATCTTCAAACATTCACACAACTCCTCTTCAGCCTTCtcctaacacgggccgtgtcaggtgagacgggcacccgtgtcaggcctgTGTGTTGCTCAAATATCACTTTATTAAAGCCTAGGATCTGATTCTTCTCGCATTAATCCATTTGGTTTTTGGCTGGACCTGGAAACATGTAGAACTACCACGGAAACACATAAAATACGACATAAAGAGATAAACCACTAAAAACACTAACAGGCGAATGGAAATATGAAACGTAATAATAACtcgaaaaataataaaatacaagacaaaGTGTTACCGATTCCCGCAGATTCATGCCGAATAAATGACGGAACACTTCTAGAAACGGTGACCGATAATCCACTAATAACACGCTCCAACATTTTTTCAGAAAGCTGAAATTATAACTATCTAGACCAGGGCATTGTCACATTCACAATCCCACGCCGCCTCCTCCACTTCCTCCATTGTGAATTCCACCTCCAAACTATCTGCCTCCTCTCTTGATAAACTATTAAATACAACCCCTTCTAACaatgtgtgaatacaagatcacaatcacaaagatgtttttgattcatggcaaactcaataagcatacaagcaacaagggacaagcagaagaactcaaggaaaagcaagcattggtcatttgtgacagagcaggtcgacctactatgcttataggtcgacccaacacaagcaaaacaagaaaaatgcagaatagcagcagctaggtcgacctactgtcaacctaggtcgacctaaaatggagaaaatttcacatacttctgctaggtcgacccacacatcaactaggtcgacctaaactgaagaaatatcccaaaaactcatttgaagagaactttggtcgacctacttcccaaacaggtcgacctaactgggagcaaaatcatttcaagttaatgcacctctgctaggtcgacctaagctctacaagaggtcgacctaactgatcaaaaatgccaaaatgtctgttattcattgcaaaaaaaaaaattaacaccaacgactgaaagatacacaaaggcttctcatcttcgttcttcgtcatctccaacacaattacacataatcattcttgcgttgagggttagtgatcgagttcgataacgtccatggaacggaattgaagattcctagtgggtgaagatttgtggggtttttggtgaataaaatccgagggttttgtcctccaagataggtgtttcttgggggtttttatcaagagttttcatcgaggattcggctgagtgtgacaattgaggaacaagggttcaagcaattcaagacactgcagaaaggaatcaaagtgaaactcttggatcaccttgatcttgttcaagattaagggggaagaagattcaaaggatcgacataattggtttatcgtttatcgctttgttttcttctttgtatacactactttcaacattaatggaagatttcccaatttcaatttggaattgggggcagacgtagtcgtagcgaggacgatcgacgaactgcctaaacaaatatcgtgttcttgtcgcttttaccttttcatttacgttctgttcatatttggttataatagcaaattgatcaacgattcgagtgttaagattgtgaattaagaactcacataaacatcacaatccatcacacattgaatcaccatcaatttgatcattatcaccaagtgtttttGTTTTTGCTTATTTCACTAttgctgcattgcaaacgtcgttcatcatataagaagttaattgattttcaatagagcgacgtattgattctatagtgtagtctcttatcgtttatctcaagctggttagtggttttaacacatatacaatcgtttcaatagtggttcggaatagacgcgagtcgattcagaatcacttccgcttaaagttcaattaattctgcaaaactgtgtaagatctattcaccccccctctagatcctaaggccagcgtctaacacaatGGTCTCCTCATCATGGATTCCTTAAATTTGTCTTTGAAAAATCGTTTAGCATCTTCTTTTATTCCTTGTACGGAATCAGTTCTGCCCATTGCGGTATCTAACCCCACCAACATATTCCTCCTTCTTCTTAACTTTAAAGAATTGTGAAAGAATTTTGTGTTTGAATATCCTCCATTAAGCCAATTCACCCTGGATTTCTGTATCAAAATGCACTCTCTAAGATGTAAATTTTTCTAGAATTCAGTTGTTGCTTCCCTTCGCACTGATTGGCTTCGAACTGAATAAAAATCTCCAGCAACACACCATTCCCCATCCGTctactttcttttcaaattcaccAATTGTTCTCGCAACCTtctcttcaattaaatattacaaGAGGAGTAAACATTAACAAAGTAGCAATCCTTTCCTTTGAACATAGCTTTGATTCTAAGGAAATTCTCCCCTCTGAAACTAAAATAAGGTATGAATACATCCGTCTTCCAACACAATAACATCCCTCCTGACGCCCCCTAGAATCCATTGCTGACCAAGAAAACTCCGAATCCCCCAAAAAGACTTTGCCATCTCCTCCGTCATTcatgttattttttttctcttgtaAAAAACAAAAATCCGCCCCTCCTTTCATTAACACTTCTTTGAATCTTCTTTTTAATGAGCTTCCACCCCCTAATGTTGAAGGTGACTATATTCATGATCCACCCTCTTCTAATTCCGCCTGCTTTCTCATATATTCAGCCCGATCCCTTTTCTCCATGACTCTCACAGCTTCGATATAAACGTCGTCTTTCTATTTCCCCTCCACCCCTAAATCTCTCGCCGCCCCCCACACCTTTGCCGCCACCACCTTCAAAGGATCTTCCTTAAACCTTTTATTTTCTTAAGCTATATCTGAATTTGTTATTGGTTCTCCACGGTATATTCCTTCCCCTTGAGTAACCATGTTTTCAGCTCTTTTATCACCTTTATTTTCCACATTATCCGCAAATTCTATCCTACTATTGAAATCCCTCGTTTCCCCTACCTTcttcaattttctattttttataatcAATTTTCTACTTTAGTAACTTTAGTTCTGGATGgtttcatcagaacatggtctggcaaacATCAAAAGATGGACCTGCAgattcagaacatgatctggaaagcatcagaagatggcagtcagaagcgaagctctgatggtatcaggCTCAAAGCACTTCCATAGTCTGAgtgactgaagttgcatctgcatcaaaagctgaagactctgatattcaaacgtctttCTACAAAGTCTGAGtctagaagcaagtacaagatgaaaagcctataacgtcaaatctctgactaacAACGGTCACATTTCCTCAGCGCCTATATATacaagttctgattcagaagcagtaCACAACTCTTGTGCAAAAGAACCAACACGTTTTCAAACTTAAATCGtaaaaagcaaagaagaacttcatcttcaacctcacaactttgtaatattttagtgagtgttaagaactagaacttaagagaaatatcacttggtgattacagcttttatagaagcaatctaaactctttgtaatatttattttacattgattataaaggaattcctagagtgatcaagttgtgatctgtagactctagaagacttagagagagttctaagtggagaaccattgtaatcaagattgattagtggattaaatcctcagttgaggtaaatcactctaaacgggtggactggagtagtttggttaacaacaaaccaggataaaaattattGTGTTCAATATTTTTTTCTGCCAAGTTTTAAGTTACACTTATttaatccccccctttctaagtgttttctatcctttaattggcatcagagcgccggttctaggtgcaagcactaaCCGTGATAGATAAAAGATTCagagagaaaaacacaaaatggttgaaacaagaACTACTTCAATTcctattgatcaaaacaacaatggtaacaatggaagtagtagcttcaatggttacattAGACCACttgtctttgatggtgaaaactttgagtattggaaagatagactcgaaagttactttatTTGTCAAGATgttgacttatgggatctagtgttgGATGTTTACACACATTTAGTTTCTGCTCAAGGAGTCAAGCTCACAAGGCAAGccatgagtgatgaccaaaagaaaatgttcaagaatcatcacaagtcaagaactattctgctgaatgctatctgtcgcacgctcgcgaaaatggacagagtcgccaccaatatatttatcccataaagggaaaggaatatcagaaaacctaggatgaataagaacgaggtctttcgaccagagatagggtacgggagtcggttacgcaaggggaaggtactagcacccctcacgcccatcgtactcgatggtatccacctatgtttgttgctatctaaagggtgtgtaaatctaaagcttaattactaagggaatgcatgcaaatgaaagaaaaggaaacacggggaaaataagggttttaaatagttgtgctcgcttaggccccgcgacctaatgcctacgtatccttttcaggaatcagagcgccgtagttcggctcttcagtttttgtttgtttttgtgttttttagtggacgacgttacattcgcactccgctgctcgacctctggagtcttaagctgggaatggagcggaaataacgtgtccgattaggagaaagaatgccctgaaggcaagagaaggaatgcctcggaggcaagagagaaaagagagaaaatttgtttgtattttttagggtaattccatgatgaacaaaacccaatacaaggttccgcaccacttcattactttgatttaggtctgagcctttattagatgttttagacgtttttggttggtgatttttaagggattttaatctgcgagttgaatcacatagaaagaatgccctgaaggcaagagaaggaatgcctcggaggcaagagagaaaagagagaaaatttgtttgtattttttagggtaattccatgatgaacaaaacccaatacaaggttccgcaccacttcattactttgatttaggtctgagcctttattagatgttttagacgtttttggttggtgatttttaagggattttaatctgcgagttgaatcacatagaatgtatgatgtcaaagaaacagattagggaatgaatcccactcatttctctacatggatagagaaacagattagggaatgaatcccactcatttctctaataatcga is part of the Vicia villosa cultivar HV-30 ecotype Madison, WI linkage group LG2, Vvil1.0, whole genome shotgun sequence genome and encodes:
- the LOC131646313 gene encoding embryonic abundant protein VF30.1-like, with product MEFTHLSLLALFCLIFVGTNGSKSGEEYWKSIWPNTPIPKPLLDLLLPDSKTSLPIRDHEENQYWTVFFEHDLYPGKKMSLGIHKHSKTQMSVENTNQPFGINTWWDKKSIEKANQAFETHMATNKAIDDEIRKPIETFGILIWTGKPNQDIGSRTKIDKATRENIEKTDQPFATRKWIDKKTKRLSQTSTIPLWTKEEMRIFHDYCGKPSPIGEDKYCAPSLELMMNYVISKLGKNIKAMSSSFAQSQDKYVVEEVKKIGDRAVMCHRLNLKKVAFYCHQVNATTTYMVPLVASDGTKSNALTICHHDTRGMDPSIIYEVLKVKPGTIPVCHFIGNKAIAWVPNKDVTEANGHPCVI
- the LOC131649404 gene encoding uncharacterized protein LOC131649404: MNGSPYDDFVTAKGLRQGDPFPHFLFSLVAEGLAKMLAKASEVGAYSSFRIGESWAADLLQFADDTVIIGEDSWNNLWCTKTVLRVFDLASGLQVNLAESCSLGVHVEDSFMQATSTFLCCRIGKFPFNFLGIPIGSNHRKLFVWNPVIEKMRNILSSWKSRLLSIGGRITLINYVLNEIPIYFLSFFKISKVVLKEMIKLQR